From the genome of Paucidesulfovibrio longus DSM 6739, one region includes:
- a CDS encoding SRPBCC family protein — MTAFKAERVVRGNLMLHPAPAEKVFPLLCPVLEYEWIPHWRCDLVHSASGAAELDCVFLTAFPDQGPQTWTCSRYEPPRRIEYVIAGPHHLTRLAIDLENLSCGGSRSVWTRTYTGLDQAGNERVAEMTETKYAAQADLLEALLNHYLATGTMRTE, encoded by the coding sequence ATGACTGCATTCAAGGCTGAACGGGTTGTCCGAGGCAATCTCATGCTGCATCCGGCTCCTGCGGAAAAGGTCTTTCCGCTGCTCTGCCCGGTGCTTGAATACGAATGGATCCCGCATTGGCGGTGCGATTTGGTCCACAGCGCAAGCGGCGCGGCCGAGCTGGACTGCGTGTTTCTCACGGCATTTCCGGACCAGGGACCGCAGACCTGGACCTGTTCGCGCTACGAGCCGCCCCGGCGCATCGAGTACGTCATCGCCGGTCCGCACCACCTCACCCGGCTCGCCATCGACCTGGAAAACCTTTCCTGCGGCGGGAGCCGAAGCGTCTGGACCCGCACCTACACCGGATTGGATCAGGCGGGAAACGAACGGGTTGCCGAGATGACCGAGACGAAATACGCTGCCCAGGCAGACCTGCTGGAGGCGCTGCTTAACCATTACCTGGCCACCGGGACCATGCGTACCGAGTGA
- a CDS encoding LysE family translocator codes for MIFAYDLQHWLTFLTAAVLLNLSPGPDIGFILAHTVRGGRVCGFAAMLGVWGGAFCHVLFAAVGLSAILAASATAFSVVKYLGAAYLLWLGVQALRSRGGFQAQARDGEPVRPGRVFLQGVLIDLFNPKVAIFFLAFLPQFTVEGAGSPPMQLLLHGSLIIAVAACIEPFFVLMGDRVSTGLRRNPRFCRWMDRSLGGFFLLLGVRLAVSER; via the coding sequence GTGATCTTCGCTTACGACCTCCAGCACTGGCTGACGTTTCTGACGGCGGCGGTATTGCTGAATCTTTCTCCCGGTCCGGACATCGGCTTCATTCTGGCGCATACCGTGCGCGGCGGCCGGGTCTGCGGTTTCGCGGCCATGCTCGGCGTCTGGGGCGGCGCGTTCTGCCACGTGCTTTTTGCGGCGGTGGGGCTTTCCGCCATTCTCGCGGCCTCGGCCACGGCGTTTTCCGTGGTCAAATACCTCGGCGCGGCCTACCTGCTCTGGCTCGGCGTCCAGGCGCTGCGCTCGCGCGGGGGCTTCCAGGCGCAGGCCCGGGACGGGGAGCCGGTCCGGCCCGGCCGGGTTTTCCTGCAAGGCGTGCTCATCGACCTCTTCAATCCCAAGGTGGCCATCTTTTTTCTCGCCTTTCTGCCCCAGTTCACGGTGGAAGGCGCAGGTTCCCCCCCCATGCAGCTGCTCCTGCACGGCAGCCTGATCATCGCGGTGGCGGCGTGCATCGAGCCGTTTTTCGTGCTCATGGGCGACCGCGTTTCCACGGGACTGCGCCGAAATCCGCGCTTCTGCCGCTGGATGGACCGCAGCCTGGGCGGCTTTTTTCTTCTGCTTGGGGTGCGGCTGGCCGTGTCCGAACGCTGA